In Candidatus Binataceae bacterium, the genomic stretch GCAGCATCCGGCGGCCCAGTTCGTCGCGATGATAGAAACTTGAGCCGGGAACCGCGGCGACGCCGAGCGCGTCGAGAAAGAAGTCGGCGGCTTCAAAATCGTCGCGAAAGCCAAGCTCGCCGATGTCGCTCATGATGTAGTAGGCGCCCTGCGGCATCCAGCATCGCAGCCCCGCGGCCTTAAGCGCCCCGAGCAGAAGCGCGCGCTTGCGCTCGTACATCGCTTTCAATTCCGCGTAAAACGACTCCGGCATCGCAAGCGCCACGGCGCCGGCCTCCTGCAGCGGATGCGGCGCGCCGACCGTCAGAAAATCGTGGACCTTGCGTATCGCCCCGGTCAGCCGTGCGCAGGCGATCGCGTAAGCGAGCCGCCAGCCGGTGATCGAGTAGGTCTTGGAAAGCCCGCTGATGGTGATCGTGCGCTCGGCCATCCCGGGCAGGCTGCCGATCGACAGGTGCCACGCGCCGTCGAAGATGATGTGCTCGTAGATCTCGTCCGTCACCGCGAGCGTGTCGTGGCGCTGGCAGAGCTCGGCGATAAACTCCAGTTCCGCGCGCGTAAAAACCTTGCCCGAGGGATTGTGCGGCGTGTTGATGACGATGGCCTTGGTGCGCGGGCCGAAAGCCGCTTCGAGCTCGGCACGATCGATCGCGAAGTCGGGCTCGCGCAGCGCCACGTAGCGCGCCGTCGCGCCGGCGAGGATTACGTCAGGCCCGTAATTCTCGTAGAAGGGTTCGAAGATGATCACTTCGTCGCCCGGATTGATCACCGCGAGCATCGTCGCGACCATCGCCTCGGTCGCGCCGCAGGTAACGGTCACGTTGCGGTCGGGATCGCATTCGAGCCGATTGTAGGCGCGCGCCTTGTCGGCAATCGCGCGGCGGAAGTTGGGCGAGCCGTGCGTGATCGCGTACTGGTTGTAGTCCTCGTCGATCGCGCGCTTGGCCGCTTCCTTAAGTTCCGCGGGCGCCGCGAAATCGGGAAAT encodes the following:
- a CDS encoding aminotransferase class I/II-fold pyridoxal phosphate-dependent enzyme — its product is MPTDISHKTRLFTESVIREMTRRALACGAVNLAQGFPDFAAPAELKEAAKRAIDEDYNQYAITHGSPNFRRAIADKARAYNRLECDPDRNVTVTCGATEAMVATMLAVINPGDEVIIFEPFYENYGPDVILAGATARYVALREPDFAIDRAELEAAFGPRTKAIVINTPHNPSGKVFTRAELEFIAELCQRHDTLAVTDEIYEHIIFDGAWHLSIGSLPGMAERTITISGLSKTYSITGWRLAYAIACARLTGAIRKVHDFLTVGAPHPLQEAGAVALAMPESFYAELKAMYERKRALLLGALKAAGLRCWMPQGAYYIMSDIGELGFRDDFEAADFFLDALGVAAVPGSSFYHRDELGRRMLRFTFSKSDKTLEAAAQRLAHLGEKLAARSRG